In a single window of the Deinococcus aetherius genome:
- a CDS encoding V-type ATP synthase subunit D — protein sequence MAGQISPTRSALLASKASLKTASSGADLLKRKRDALIGEFFALVKDALSAREQLGGVSKGAYTSLFGAKAWDSPEAVESLSLAGSGDYAVDMQIESIYGVKVPRINVPERNQQVNFSPINVGARTIQAATDFGGVMEAIVRVAATETKLRRIGEEIKKTSRRVNALEQVVIPGIQGDIRFIRGVLDQREREESFRLKKIKAKLERDKEEQNAQAGQHGTAAD from the coding sequence ATGGCAGGACAGATCAGCCCCACCCGCTCCGCCCTGCTCGCCAGCAAGGCCAGCCTGAAGACCGCTTCGAGCGGTGCTGACCTGCTTAAGCGCAAGCGCGACGCCCTGATCGGGGAATTCTTCGCGCTGGTGAAGGACGCATTGAGCGCACGCGAGCAACTCGGCGGCGTGAGCAAGGGGGCATACACCAGCCTGTTCGGCGCGAAGGCGTGGGACAGCCCGGAGGCGGTGGAGAGCCTGAGCCTCGCGGGAAGCGGGGACTACGCCGTGGACATGCAGATCGAGAGCATCTACGGTGTGAAGGTGCCCCGCATCAACGTGCCCGAGCGCAACCAGCAGGTGAATTTCAGCCCGATCAACGTCGGCGCGCGGACCATACAGGCCGCGACCGACTTCGGCGGGGTGATGGAGGCCATCGTCCGGGTCGCCGCGACCGAGACGAAGCTGCGGCGCATCGGCGAGGAAATCAAGAAGACTTCTCGCCGGGTGAACGCGCTGGAGCAGGTCGTGATCCCCGGTATCCAGGGCGACATCCGCTTCATTCGCGGCGTGCTCGACCAGCGCGAGCGCGAGGAGAGCTTCCGCCTGAAGAAGATCAAGGCGAAGCTGGAGCGCGACAAGGAAGAGCAGAACGCCCAGGCCGGGCAACACGGCACGGCCGCCGACTGA